In the genome of Croceimicrobium hydrocarbonivorans, one region contains:
- a CDS encoding YicC/YloC family endoribonuclease, translating to MTPLYSMTGFGKKVLQLPGKKISIEMKSLNSKQADINLRLPSLYRSKEGDIRQLISESLIRGKIDCNINVEVTGIESAPRINMELAEGYLKQLKQLSDATGTSGDLLGSVMRLPDVLQSAQDELGDEEWKILEQGLLDTLEALKEFRASEGSRLAEDLQLRLQNIEEAQAKVVPLEEERRQRVKDKLMRSLEQLKSDVDQERFEQELIYYLEKYDITEEKVRLSSHIQYFRELIEEGNMVGKKLGFVSQEIGREINTLGSKANHAEMQRLVVEMKDELEKIKEQALNIL from the coding sequence ATGACGCCTTTGTACAGTATGACCGGCTTTGGCAAAAAGGTTTTGCAATTGCCGGGAAAGAAGATTAGCATCGAGATGAAAAGCCTGAACAGCAAGCAGGCCGATATCAATTTGCGTTTGCCCTCTCTCTATCGGAGTAAGGAAGGTGATATTCGTCAATTAATCTCTGAATCTTTAATTCGGGGAAAAATTGATTGCAATATCAATGTTGAAGTTACCGGTATCGAAAGCGCTCCACGCATTAATATGGAGCTAGCGGAGGGCTATTTAAAGCAGCTCAAGCAATTAAGCGATGCTACCGGCACCAGTGGCGATCTTTTAGGATCTGTAATGCGATTGCCGGATGTTTTACAAAGTGCCCAAGATGAATTGGGCGATGAGGAATGGAAGATTTTAGAGCAAGGCCTCTTAGACACTCTTGAAGCCCTCAAAGAATTTAGAGCCAGTGAAGGCAGTCGCTTGGCCGAAGATCTTCAATTGCGTTTGCAAAACATTGAAGAGGCTCAGGCTAAAGTGGTTCCTCTGGAAGAAGAAAGACGTCAGCGCGTTAAGGATAAACTGATGCGTAGCCTTGAGCAATTAAAAAGCGATGTAGATCAGGAACGCTTTGAGCAGGAACTGATTTACTACCTCGAGAAATACGATATCACCGAAGAAAAAGTTCGCTTAAGCTCTCATATTCAATACTTCCGTGAATTGATAGAAGAAGGGAATATGGTAGGTAAAAAACTCGGCTTTGTGAGTCAAGAAATTGGCCGTGAGATTAACACCTTAGGCAGCAAGGCCAATCATGCGGAAATGCAGCGCCTCGTTGTGGAAATGAAAGACGAGCTGGAAAAAATAAAGGAGCAAGCCCTCAATATCCTCTAA
- the nadD gene encoding nicotinate (nicotinamide) nucleotide adenylyltransferase, producing MKKKVGLYFGTFNPIHVGHCIIAQYMLEFTDLEEVWFVVTPHNPHKKKSSLLDDRQRLHMVNLAIGDHYKLRVSDVEFGLPQPSYTANTLVHLEENHPEFSFHLIMGEDNLESFPRWRNFESILEQHELYVYPRIASDGGELAHHPKVHITKSPIIEIASTEIREAIKEGKDVSYMLPPAVWNYIDQELFYRD from the coding sequence ATGAAGAAAAAAGTAGGACTGTACTTCGGCACCTTCAATCCTATCCATGTGGGTCATTGCATTATTGCCCAATACATGTTGGAGTTTACCGACCTGGAAGAAGTTTGGTTTGTGGTTACGCCCCATAATCCTCATAAAAAGAAAAGTAGCTTACTCGATGATCGTCAGCGCCTGCACATGGTAAACTTGGCTATTGGTGATCATTATAAATTAAGAGTAAGCGATGTTGAATTCGGTTTACCGCAACCCTCTTACACCGCCAACACACTGGTACACTTAGAGGAAAACCATCCCGAGTTTAGCTTTCACCTCATTATGGGTGAAGACAATTTGGAAAGCTTCCCCCGCTGGCGCAATTTCGAGAGCATTCTCGAACAGCATGAACTTTATGTGTATCCGCGCATTGCGAGCGATGGTGGCGAATTAGCCCATCATCCTAAAGTTCATATTACCAAATCACCCATTATTGAAATTGCTTCTACCGAAATTCGAGAAGCTATTAAGGAAGGAAAAGACGTGAGTTATATGCTTCCTCCGGCGGTTTGGAATTATATCGATCAAGAGCTTTTTTACCGCGACTAA
- the gmk gene encoding guanylate kinase encodes MSRKNKMIIFSAPSGAGKTTLVRHLLQQPELELAFSISATSRAARGKEQHGKDYYFLSNDEFNKKVEDGAFLEWEEVYAGTKYGTLRSEIDRLWKEGKNVIFDIDVVGGLNLKSLYGDQALAIFVMPPNEEELERRLRSRDTDSDDKIRQRMAKARKEIGRSDRFDHILLNKDLDTAKTEAYQLVKLFLGK; translated from the coding sequence ATGTCCCGAAAGAACAAAATGATCATCTTCTCCGCTCCCTCCGGAGCCGGAAAAACTACCTTGGTACGCCATCTCCTGCAACAGCCAGAATTAGAACTGGCATTTAGTATTTCTGCTACCAGTCGGGCTGCCCGCGGAAAAGAGCAGCATGGAAAAGACTATTACTTTTTATCTAATGATGAGTTTAATAAAAAGGTAGAGGATGGCGCTTTTTTGGAATGGGAAGAGGTATATGCCGGTACTAAATATGGCACTCTTCGTTCCGAAATTGATCGTCTTTGGAAAGAGGGTAAAAATGTGATCTTCGATATTGATGTGGTGGGCGGTTTAAACCTGAAGAGTCTCTATGGTGATCAGGCCCTGGCCATTTTTGTGATGCCACCTAATGAGGAAGAACTTGAGCGTCGCCTAAGAAGTCGGGACACGGATAGCGATGATAAAATTCGTCAGCGTATGGCCAAGGCCCGTAAAGAAATTGGCCGCTCCGACCGCTTTGACCATATCCTTCTGAACAAAGATCTCGACACCGCAAAAACCGAAGCTTACCAATTGGTAAAACTGTTTTTAGGAAAATGA
- a CDS encoding T9SS type A sorting domain-containing protein, with product MAGLIFLVPQIHHAQTELGQPDIWYSQPAQPFNPNQHSLATDLIGNHPILSNDSVSSALKKFARLPERGHSIFLVVRPLYNQPSGKSYLRCKGLQITDTEILYRGAGREFVPDQNRPLILSASFPAYRMRGGVAVAPQIDTNMFEVAEVIAYNRFFSKQEMRLMEAYLSLKYSIPTTKNEDKSLRSYPGDSASSFYWTPQRDKVYDREVIALGNFPFSGLQQSQTVAYHEDSLIVALDTIVPFGTMPQRYMHEASFMVLSKRIDQSETFDCELYLNQQFPITAWRLRTQNFQSSADSLRLYYPQHQNSTFNDTIILTDGMDTISVKSIQYGSDLAMALALDDLQANRIYRFRVKGNSCDDTASVGIMPQGPGLMALNVDPGQLPVEVQLNALQGEAQYDTTMYETPLLIEVGSGQYDLWVKSMEGDAKGDFLVAGPDSAQGGIRFVASNQASSITYEEGQRIVVYPNPGFTGEKAHFEFHEFPIDESLRIEVYDPQGRLMHQEEISIQSDLQEWTFRVGIPGAYTFIFHSQDQAFSQKLTVKKRF from the coding sequence ATGGCAGGCCTTATTTTCCTCGTGCCCCAAATCCACCATGCCCAAACCGAATTAGGTCAACCGGATATCTGGTATAGTCAACCGGCTCAGCCTTTTAACCCTAATCAGCATTCCTTAGCTACGGATTTAATTGGCAATCATCCGATCTTGTCCAATGACTCGGTGAGCAGCGCTTTGAAAAAATTTGCTCGACTACCGGAAAGAGGGCATAGCATCTTTTTAGTGGTACGTCCTCTGTATAATCAGCCATCTGGAAAGAGCTATTTGCGCTGCAAGGGATTGCAGATTACGGATACAGAAATTTTGTACCGTGGTGCCGGAAGAGAATTTGTTCCTGATCAAAATCGACCCTTAATATTATCGGCTTCTTTCCCGGCTTATCGTATGCGTGGAGGGGTTGCGGTGGCGCCACAAATCGACACCAATATGTTTGAGGTGGCTGAAGTTATTGCCTACAATCGCTTTTTCTCCAAGCAGGAAATGCGCTTAATGGAGGCTTATCTTTCTTTAAAGTATTCTATACCTACTACCAAGAATGAAGATAAAAGCTTACGCAGTTATCCCGGAGACAGTGCTTCGAGTTTTTATTGGACACCGCAAAGAGACAAGGTTTACGACCGCGAAGTAATTGCCCTGGGAAATTTTCCTTTTTCAGGATTGCAACAAAGCCAAACCGTGGCCTATCATGAGGATTCTTTAATTGTGGCTTTGGATACCATCGTGCCCTTTGGGACTATGCCTCAACGCTATATGCACGAGGCTTCCTTTATGGTGCTATCCAAGCGTATTGACCAGAGCGAAACCTTCGATTGTGAGCTATACCTCAATCAGCAATTCCCAATTACTGCCTGGCGACTTCGTACACAGAACTTTCAATCATCGGCGGATAGTTTGAGATTGTATTATCCCCAGCATCAGAATTCGACTTTTAATGATACCATCATTTTAACCGATGGTATGGATACGATTTCAGTAAAATCCATTCAATATGGGTCAGATCTAGCGATGGCCCTGGCATTAGACGATCTTCAAGCCAATCGTATTTACCGCTTTCGCGTGAAGGGCAATAGCTGTGATGATACCGCTAGCGTAGGTATTATGCCGCAAGGTCCTGGCTTAATGGCCCTTAATGTAGATCCTGGTCAATTGCCGGTAGAAGTGCAATTAAATGCCTTGCAAGGTGAAGCTCAGTATGATACTACTATGTACGAAACGCCTTTACTGATTGAGGTGGGTAGCGGGCAGTATGATCTTTGGGTGAAAAGCATGGAAGGCGATGCCAAAGGGGACTTTTTGGTGGCGGGCCCGGATAGCGCTCAAGGCGGAATCCGTTTTGTGGCTAGCAATCAGGCTTCTTCCATTACTTATGAGGAAGGTCAACGTATTGTAGTGTATCCCAATCCCGGCTTTACCGGAGAAAAGGCCCACTTTGAATTTCATGAATTCCCAATTGATGAAAGTCTGCGTATTGAGGTTTATGATCCTCAAGGAAGGTTGATGCATCAGGAGGAAATAAGCATTCAATCTGATCTGCAAGAATGGACCTTCCGCGTAGGAATCCCTGGTGCCTACACCTTTATTTTCCACAGCCAGGATCAAGCCTTTAGCCAAAAACTGACCGTTAAGAAACGCTTCTAA
- a CDS encoding DMT family transporter, with product MRDLDKIKAHLALLGVALIYGLNYSIAKDVMPEYLQPRAFILLRISGAVLLFFAFSIGGSHEKIDRKDWLRIIGAGLFGVATNQLLFFEGLNISSPISAAVIMTTNPIMVLILAAIFLKAPLTWPRILGIALGLSGALYLISQGKSLNNLFQKGESLGNILVMLNALSYAAYLVVVKPLMQKYRPLTVIKWVFLAGWFFAFPFGISQVPAIEWLSIPGKIYWEIAFVIVGTTFLAYLLNIYALKTVSSTTVSFYIYLQPLIATAAAVLVGSDHPETHMLIAALLIFSGVYLVSFYNRKRTQ from the coding sequence ATGCGCGATCTCGATAAAATAAAAGCTCACCTTGCTCTGCTCGGAGTAGCCCTTATTTATGGGCTCAATTACTCCATTGCCAAAGATGTAATGCCTGAGTACTTGCAGCCGCGAGCTTTTATTCTATTACGCATTAGCGGAGCGGTTCTTCTCTTCTTTGCTTTTAGCATCGGCGGCAGCCATGAAAAAATTGATCGCAAGGACTGGCTGCGAATTATTGGTGCGGGTCTCTTTGGCGTAGCCACCAATCAATTGCTCTTTTTCGAAGGTCTTAATATTAGCAGCCCCATCAGTGCAGCGGTAATCATGACCACCAACCCAATTATGGTTTTGATCCTGGCCGCTATCTTCCTCAAGGCGCCCTTAACCTGGCCACGAATTCTGGGGATTGCTCTGGGTCTAAGTGGAGCACTCTATCTCATTAGCCAAGGCAAATCCCTCAATAATCTCTTCCAAAAAGGAGAATCGTTGGGTAATATTTTGGTGATGCTCAATGCTCTATCCTATGCAGCCTATCTGGTAGTGGTTAAACCCTTAATGCAGAAATACCGCCCCCTAACGGTTATCAAGTGGGTCTTTCTCGCTGGATGGTTTTTCGCCTTTCCCTTTGGGATTAGTCAGGTTCCGGCAATTGAATGGCTAAGCATTCCTGGCAAGATCTATTGGGAAATAGCTTTTGTAATTGTTGGCACCACCTTTCTGGCCTACCTCCTTAATATCTATGCCCTTAAGACCGTAAGCTCAACCACGGTTAGCTTCTATATCTACCTACAACCCCTTATTGCTACCGCCGCTGCAGTGCTGGTGGGAAGCGATCATCCGGAGACGCATATGCTCATTGCTGCCCTCCTGATATTCAGTGGTGTATATCTCGTATCCTTTTACAATCGCAAGCGGACACAATAA
- a CDS encoding 50S ribosomal protein L25 has product MRSISIEGKSREELGTKSAKLLRREGMVPCVIYGAGQNVHFYTDSRNFQELLYTAEALMVVINVDGTEYKCVVRDSQFHPVSSEIEHVDFFQITDGKPFEATVPINLVGNARGVRNGGKLKFTLRRVKVLGTEENLPGVIDLNIENLRIGQSLRVKDVKTEGFEILGDGGRTVVAVRTSRNAVNDSDDEEEGEEGAEAATEESAEA; this is encoded by the coding sequence ATGAGATCAATTAGCATCGAGGGTAAATCAAGAGAGGAGCTCGGCACGAAGAGCGCCAAGTTGTTGCGTCGTGAGGGTATGGTTCCTTGCGTGATCTACGGAGCCGGTCAGAACGTTCACTTTTACACCGACAGCCGTAACTTCCAAGAATTACTCTACACTGCCGAAGCCCTAATGGTGGTTATCAATGTAGACGGTACCGAATATAAGTGCGTGGTTCGCGATTCTCAGTTCCACCCTGTAAGCAGTGAAATTGAGCACGTAGACTTCTTCCAGATTACCGATGGTAAGCCATTCGAAGCTACTGTGCCCATTAACTTGGTAGGTAATGCTCGTGGTGTACGTAATGGTGGTAAATTGAAATTTACCTTACGTCGCGTTAAAGTATTAGGTACTGAAGAAAACCTTCCCGGAGTAATTGATCTCAATATCGAAAACCTTCGTATTGGTCAGTCTTTACGTGTGAAAGACGTTAAAACTGAAGGATTCGAAATTCTGGGTGATGGTGGACGTACTGTAGTAGCTGTTCGTACTTCTCGTAATGCTGTTAATGATAGCGACGATGAAGAAGAAGGCGAAGAAGGTGCTGAAGCTGCGACTGAAGAGTCTGCTGAAGCCTAA
- a CDS encoding DinB family protein encodes MDSIVPNHRPQIGDYPTYYQNYFSWATDDQPLLESYQYSIQDGLEFWHGIRESESEYSYEAGKWTIKELVQHIIDVERVFVYRAMSIARGESKVLPGFDHDAYVENSAANDRSWASLLHEYQHLKQSTFDFFESLNANQWLAKGEIEAGKVSLLAIAYIIVGHDKHHQRIVKERYLAKLRKA; translated from the coding sequence ATGGATTCCATAGTGCCTAATCATCGTCCTCAAATAGGAGATTATCCGACTTATTACCAGAACTACTTCTCCTGGGCGACAGATGATCAGCCACTTTTAGAGAGCTATCAATATTCCATTCAAGATGGATTGGAGTTTTGGCATGGCATCCGCGAAAGCGAATCAGAATATAGCTACGAGGCTGGTAAATGGACGATTAAAGAATTAGTGCAACACATTATCGATGTGGAGCGGGTCTTTGTGTACCGGGCAATGTCAATTGCTCGCGGAGAAAGCAAAGTATTACCCGGATTTGACCATGATGCATATGTAGAAAATAGTGCCGCTAATGATCGATCTTGGGCTAGTTTATTGCATGAATACCAGCATCTAAAGCAATCTACTTTTGATTTCTTTGAATCCTTAAATGCGAATCAATGGCTGGCAAAAGGTGAGATTGAAGCGGGTAAAGTTTCATTATTGGCCATCGCTTATATCATAGTAGGTCATGATAAGCATCATCAAAGAATTGTTAAAGAACGCTATCTGGCAAAATTGCGCAAGGCCTGA
- the pth gene encoding aminoacyl-tRNA hydrolase, with amino-acid sequence MSTYLIAGLGNIGPEYEGTRHNIGFDVLDRLIAGSGTSFSTERYASRAELKVKNKKLILIKPTTYMNLSGKAVNYWLQQEKIPLHQLLVVVDDLALDPGTLRLKLKGSDGGQNGLKNINQVLGRQDYARLRFGIGSDFPRGRQVDYVLGRWTPSQWDIVDPRIDKAAQAIESFALAGPQITMNQFNG; translated from the coding sequence GTGTCCACTTACCTCATAGCCGGATTAGGAAATATTGGGCCAGAGTATGAGGGAACCCGTCATAATATAGGATTTGATGTGCTGGACCGGCTTATAGCTGGCTCCGGCACTTCTTTTTCTACCGAGCGTTATGCCAGTCGCGCGGAGCTGAAAGTGAAGAACAAGAAGCTCATTCTCATTAAGCCTACCACCTATATGAATCTCAGTGGTAAGGCGGTAAATTATTGGCTGCAACAAGAAAAAATCCCCCTGCATCAATTATTGGTGGTGGTTGATGATTTGGCTTTAGACCCCGGCACCTTGCGCTTAAAGCTTAAGGGTAGTGATGGTGGTCAGAATGGCTTAAAAAACATCAATCAGGTATTAGGTAGGCAAGATTATGCCCGCCTCCGATTTGGCATTGGTAGCGATTTTCCTCGTGGTCGGCAGGTCGACTATGTTTTAGGCCGCTGGACTCCTTCGCAGTGGGATATAGTAGACCCTCGCATTGATAAGGCTGCTCAGGCCATTGAGAGCTTTGCCTTGGCGGGACCTCAAATTACCATGAACCAATTTAACGGTTAA
- a CDS encoding ribose-phosphate pyrophosphokinase, translating into MTPQAKIFATRSSMKIAQKMADAYGSPLGKVEINEFSDGEFQPSFEETVRGGRVFLVGSTMQPSDNLMELLLMCDAAKRASAKHITVVMPYFGWARQDRKDKSRVPIGAKMVANLLMAAGATRIMTMDLHADQIQGFFEVPVDHVFASSIFVPHIKGQKLEDLTIASPDMGGSKRANNYAKWLESEVVICYKQRKKANVIDKMTVIGEVEGRNVVLIDDMVDTAGTLTKAADMLLAKGAKSVQAYCTHGVLSGKAIERIEKSKLSRLVITDTIPQEHKSEKIEVLSIAELFAGVMHKVHHHESISSHFLEN; encoded by the coding sequence TTGACACCACAAGCGAAAATTTTTGCGACAAGGAGTTCAATGAAGATCGCCCAGAAAATGGCAGATGCTTACGGCTCGCCATTGGGAAAGGTGGAGATCAATGAATTCAGCGACGGGGAGTTTCAACCTTCTTTTGAGGAGACCGTTCGCGGGGGTCGAGTATTCTTGGTAGGCTCAACTATGCAACCCAGTGATAATTTAATGGAGTTGCTTTTAATGTGTGATGCGGCCAAGCGTGCCTCAGCTAAGCACATTACAGTTGTGATGCCTTATTTTGGATGGGCGCGTCAGGATCGCAAGGATAAGTCACGAGTTCCCATTGGGGCCAAAATGGTGGCTAATTTGTTAATGGCCGCTGGTGCTACTCGCATCATGACTATGGACTTACACGCAGATCAAATTCAAGGTTTCTTTGAAGTTCCGGTGGATCACGTATTTGCCTCCAGCATTTTCGTGCCTCATATTAAAGGACAGAAACTGGAAGATTTAACCATCGCTTCTCCTGATATGGGAGGTTCTAAACGAGCCAATAACTATGCTAAATGGTTAGAGAGCGAGGTGGTGATTTGTTACAAGCAGCGCAAGAAAGCCAATGTGATCGATAAGATGACAGTAATTGGTGAGGTAGAAGGTCGCAATGTAGTATTGATTGACGATATGGTTGATACTGCTGGAACTTTAACCAAGGCTGCCGACATGTTATTGGCCAAAGGAGCTAAGAGTGTACAAGCCTATTGTACGCACGGTGTACTTTCTGGAAAGGCCATTGAAAGAATCGAAAAATCCAAGCTTAGCCGTTTGGTAATTACCGATACCATCCCTCAAGAACACAAATCGGAAAAGATCGAAGTACTTTCGATAGCCGAGTTATTTGCGGGTGTGATGCATAAGGTGCATCATCATGAATCAATCAGTTCACACTTTTTAGAAAATTAA
- a CDS encoding amidohydrolase family protein has product MLKIDMHTHILPETLPNFAEKFGYGDFIYLMHNQDGSANMMQGDKFFRRIQPNCWDPDIRIKDYEKFDTQVQVVCTIPVMFSYWAKGKDAKALSEFLNDDIAQLCQNYPQNYLGLGTIPLQDADLAIKELERCKEIGLLGVQIGSNINDKNLSEPEFFPIFEAAQELDMAIMIHPWNMMGMESMRKYWLPWLVGMPAETSRAACSLIFGGVLERLPGLRVCFSHAGGSFLPTLGRIEHGFNCRPDLVAIHNNVNPRQYVGDFWVDSITHDAKLLDYILSMQGSKRVMLGSDYPFPLGDLEIGAFINDMGLEQNVVENIFANAALEWLNIDKSRFEIGGTNKGSFALSEKG; this is encoded by the coding sequence ATGCTGAAAATTGATATGCACACCCATATTCTCCCCGAGACCCTCCCCAACTTCGCGGAGAAATTCGGATACGGAGACTTTATTTACCTAATGCACAACCAGGATGGTTCGGCGAATATGATGCAAGGCGATAAGTTCTTCCGTCGTATTCAACCCAATTGTTGGGATCCAGACATCCGTATTAAGGACTATGAAAAGTTCGACACCCAGGTGCAAGTGGTTTGTACCATTCCGGTGATGTTCTCCTATTGGGCCAAAGGCAAAGATGCCAAAGCGCTCAGCGAGTTCCTCAATGATGATATCGCACAGCTTTGCCAAAACTACCCTCAGAATTATCTGGGCCTCGGCACCATACCCTTGCAAGATGCCGACCTAGCCATAAAGGAATTGGAGCGCTGCAAAGAAATCGGATTATTAGGAGTGCAAATTGGTTCCAATATCAATGATAAAAACCTCAGCGAACCTGAGTTCTTCCCCATCTTCGAAGCCGCTCAGGAATTAGATATGGCCATTATGATCCACCCTTGGAATATGATGGGCATGGAATCTATGCGAAAATATTGGCTGCCTTGGTTGGTTGGGATGCCTGCCGAAACTTCAAGGGCTGCCTGTTCCCTCATCTTTGGAGGCGTATTGGAACGCCTGCCGGGATTAAGAGTATGTTTCTCCCATGCCGGTGGTTCCTTCTTACCCACCTTAGGCCGAATTGAACACGGTTTTAACTGCCGTCCCGATTTAGTAGCCATCCATAATAATGTAAATCCTCGCCAGTATGTAGGCGATTTCTGGGTAGACAGCATTACCCACGATGCCAAATTATTGGACTATATCCTCAGCATGCAAGGCTCTAAACGCGTTATGCTGGGCAGCGACTATCCTTTCCCATTGGGTGATCTCGAAATTGGCGCCTTTATAAATGATATGGGATTAGAGCAAAATGTGGTGGAAAATATCTTCGCAAATGCTGCTCTGGAGTGGTTAAATATCGATAAAAGTAGATTTGAGATAGGCGGGACTAATAAAGGTAGTTTCGCGCTCTCCGAAAAGGGCTAA
- a CDS encoding DUF3820 family protein has product MTNQPLGDPKVLIDIVRTEMPFGKYQGRKLCDVPTYYLEWFYAQGWPKGRIGVLLETLFVIRTEGLHEILDELKRRYGQDR; this is encoded by the coding sequence ATGACTAATCAACCACTGGGAGACCCTAAAGTCCTAATTGACATTGTGCGCACCGAAATGCCCTTTGGTAAATACCAGGGGCGTAAACTTTGTGATGTGCCCACCTACTATCTGGAGTGGTTTTATGCCCAGGGTTGGCCCAAAGGTCGAATTGGAGTTCTACTGGAAACCCTTTTTGTAATCCGTACTGAAGGTCTGCATGAAATTCTGGATGAACTAAAAAGACGCTACGGTCAAGATCGTTAA
- a CDS encoding amidophosphoribosyltransferase, with translation MSDAITHECGIALVRLKKPISYYHEKYGSALYGVNKMYVLMEKQHNRGQDGAGMANIKLDMPPGKRYISRYRSIDKTPIQDLFERVNQRIYKGLEGQDDRIHDAEWLKQNVPFIGELYLGHLRYGTYGGQSIENIHPFLRQNNWLTRNLILAGNFNMTNVDELFDNLVQLGQHPKEKADTVTILEKIGHFLDEQNEKLYRKFKKQGLSKADISPKIAEEIDIPKILRKSAKRWDGGYAMAGLFGHGDAFVLRDPNGIRPAFYYDDDEVCVVASERPVIQTAFNVPFAEIKEIEPGHALVIKKSGETEMQEIRTPGERTACSFERIYFSRGNDADIYRERIELGRRVCPAILNEVDHDLKHTVFSFIPNTAEISFYGMVKGMEDYLNRSKRDKILKFEGDLDSEKLESLLSIRPRVEKSLWKDVKMRTFITQDNSRDELVSHVYDVTYETVQPEDNLVVIDDSIVRGTTLKQSILSILDRLGPKKIIVVSSAPQIRYPDCYGINMSLLEDFAAFRAAIELLKERGMESIIDDTYQKCLAQKDLPDNEVKNFVKNIYAPFEAQEISDKMAEMLTPEGMKAEVKIIFQRIDDLHASAPNNTGDWYFTGNFPTPGGMRVVNKAFLNFYEGKRERAY, from the coding sequence ATGAGCGATGCAATTACTCACGAATGCGGCATTGCGCTGGTTCGATTAAAGAAACCCATTTCCTACTACCACGAAAAGTACGGATCTGCACTCTATGGTGTAAACAAAATGTATGTGCTGATGGAAAAGCAGCACAACCGCGGACAAGATGGCGCCGGTATGGCGAACATCAAGCTAGATATGCCTCCCGGTAAACGTTACATCAGCCGCTACCGTTCCATCGATAAAACCCCCATTCAAGACCTCTTTGAGCGCGTAAATCAGCGGATTTACAAGGGCCTCGAAGGTCAGGACGACCGAATCCATGATGCCGAATGGCTCAAGCAGAACGTTCCCTTTATTGGCGAACTCTACCTCGGTCACCTGCGCTATGGCACCTATGGCGGTCAAAGCATCGAGAACATCCACCCTTTCCTGCGTCAGAATAACTGGTTAACCCGAAACCTGATTTTGGCCGGAAACTTCAATATGACCAATGTGGATGAGCTCTTCGATAATCTGGTACAATTAGGTCAGCATCCCAAGGAAAAAGCGGATACCGTTACCATCCTGGAGAAAATCGGTCACTTTTTGGATGAGCAAAATGAAAAGCTCTACCGCAAATTCAAGAAACAAGGTCTTAGCAAAGCGGACATCAGTCCTAAAATTGCGGAAGAAATAGACATCCCTAAGATCCTTCGTAAAAGTGCGAAGCGCTGGGATGGTGGCTATGCTATGGCTGGTTTATTTGGTCATGGCGATGCCTTTGTTTTGCGCGACCCCAATGGCATTCGCCCGGCTTTCTATTACGATGACGATGAAGTTTGCGTTGTAGCCAGCGAAAGACCGGTAATTCAAACCGCCTTTAATGTACCCTTTGCGGAGATTAAAGAAATTGAGCCTGGTCACGCTCTAGTGATTAAGAAATCAGGCGAAACCGAGATGCAGGAAATCCGTACTCCCGGCGAACGCACCGCCTGCTCTTTCGAGCGGATTTATTTCAGTCGGGGTAATGATGCCGATATCTACCGCGAGCGTATTGAACTGGGACGCAGAGTTTGCCCAGCCATCCTCAATGAGGTAGATCACGATCTTAAACACACCGTATTCTCCTTTATTCCTAACACCGCCGAGATTAGTTTTTACGGGATGGTGAAGGGAATGGAAGATTACCTCAACCGCAGTAAGCGGGATAAGATTCTCAAATTCGAAGGGGATCTCGACAGCGAAAAACTGGAGTCCCTCCTTTCTATTCGCCCTCGGGTGGAAAAATCACTTTGGAAGGATGTAAAGATGCGCACCTTCATCACCCAAGATAACAGCCGTGATGAATTGGTAAGCCATGTTTATGATGTTACCTACGAAACCGTTCAGCCAGAGGACAATCTGGTGGTTATCGACGATAGTATTGTTCGTGGCACTACCCTCAAGCAGAGTATTCTCAGTATCCTCGACCGCCTGGGTCCCAAGAAGATTATTGTGGTGAGCTCCGCGCCACAGATTCGCTACCCAGACTGCTACGGTATTAATATGTCTTTATTGGAAGATTTCGCCGCCTTTAGAGCTGCCATTGAATTGCTCAAGGAAAGAGGCATGGAATCCATTATTGATGATACCTACCAAAAATGTTTGGCTCAAAAGGATTTACCCGATAATGAGGTGAAGAACTTTGTAAAGAACATTTATGCTCCTTTCGAAGCCCAGGAAATTTCCGATAAAATGGCGGAAATGCTTACTCCGGAAGGCATGAAGGCCGAGGTGAAAATCATATTCCAAAGAATTGATGACCTACATGCCTCCGCCCCTAACAATACTGGCGATTGGTACTTTACCGGTAATTTCCCCACTCCTGGTGGAATGCGCGTGGTAAACAAGGCTTTCTTAAACTTCTATGAAGGCAAGCGAGAAAGAGCGTATTAA